From a region of the Tenggerimyces flavus genome:
- a CDS encoding AfsR/SARP family transcriptional regulator — MTELHFRVLGPLEVAVNGVPVEIGAGKQRVLLAALLLHRNRVVSVEKLIDLLWDESMPADASAVVQKYVMRLRRLLPGQVIVTDGGGYRLVAPPGSVDLDRFEKSVRLAAEAASSGQLEVQADDLRAGLELWRGVPALSNIPSDMLQRNEVSKLNEKYLDALERRIDADLALAKHDDLVSELTALVHEHPLRERFWVLLMSALLAAGRRSEALAAYQQVTAVLSDELGIAPGPDLREIHDEALHSDEAGRFAKPASDSLARQRIPRQLPIAHAAFVGRVAELEWMTEALQAAADGRAAPVVLLTGIAGIGKTALALQGAHRAAERFPDGQVYVDLQAYSDSTPLRVEEVLGQFVRALGQPSETMPLLRGELIETFRTLVAGKRILVVLDNVGTESQVRDLLPGTPGCAVVVTSRNELAGLVVSPGVKRIDVPTLSAPESFELLNETLGDARAAADEEAMDALIARCGGLALALRVAAAHLSIRPQLPVRQYVDHLRSKGAIVALGVEGDEQASLSAAFDRSYRWLSGDQQRLFRLLCFVPGLDFSAGAAAAMTGTPASVVDDRLEGLASASLLLRMTPGRYQLHDLIRAYGRARGMEEESPESRLAARTRLFEYYTALADAAAGSTINLSRMHRPESAYAVEVANATLADLDDERSAIVAAVRDAAEEGPVEAAFHLADAFRAYLMLRRHAVDWKITVEAGLAAAQRAGSDEAIAAMLNSRGALHYLVGDLRRGYDDWRAALDRCERSGTGPVGTIQANLGIAALTLGDREASFVHLRAGMDEHLRAGNLTLVETTRENLLVALVRFGDLEEAVRQSDVLRKAMAGSPNWYRANGLAAYVLTYAGNLRDAAGGLADAAEAARDTGDPRTELTLRQDLAACFLELGMVSTGFDYAQSNVSRAESGGFRELLKAEDVIAIALVRRGDLRGARAHYLKALQIARAISDRYRECSVLVGLSDLEMADSEVDAAARWARQAVDLARGSDFRLRIVDSLSALSRCLARQGQHGTARSHAEEAIAIARECAYPLGEAHGVAALAGAIEAAEGFEAARSVWLRSRHAYKAIESFRAGEVARHLAKAAAPHHDIGA, encoded by the coding sequence GTGACGGAGCTCCACTTTCGTGTCCTCGGTCCGCTGGAAGTAGCCGTCAACGGGGTACCAGTGGAGATTGGCGCGGGCAAGCAACGCGTCCTCCTCGCCGCCTTGCTACTGCATCGCAACAGGGTGGTATCGGTCGAGAAGCTGATCGACCTGCTCTGGGACGAGTCGATGCCTGCCGATGCGTCCGCTGTGGTGCAGAAGTACGTGATGCGGTTGCGGCGGCTGCTTCCGGGTCAGGTGATCGTCACCGACGGCGGTGGCTATCGCCTCGTCGCGCCCCCCGGCAGCGTCGACCTCGACCGCTTCGAGAAGTCGGTGCGGCTGGCCGCCGAGGCGGCCAGCTCGGGCCAGCTCGAGGTCCAGGCGGACGACCTTCGGGCCGGACTGGAACTGTGGCGCGGCGTCCCAGCGTTGTCGAACATCCCTTCCGACATGTTGCAGCGCAACGAAGTGTCGAAGCTCAACGAGAAGTATCTCGACGCCCTGGAACGTCGAATCGATGCCGATCTCGCGCTCGCCAAGCACGACGACCTGGTGAGCGAACTGACCGCTCTCGTGCACGAACACCCGCTGCGCGAACGGTTCTGGGTGTTACTGATGTCCGCGTTGCTCGCCGCGGGCCGGCGGAGCGAGGCGCTCGCCGCGTACCAGCAGGTCACGGCGGTGCTGTCGGACGAGCTCGGCATCGCGCCAGGTCCGGACCTGCGAGAGATCCACGACGAGGCCCTGCATAGCGACGAGGCTGGCCGTTTCGCTAAGCCCGCTTCGGATTCGCTCGCTAGGCAACGGATCCCTCGTCAACTTCCCATTGCGCACGCCGCCTTCGTCGGCCGGGTAGCCGAGCTGGAGTGGATGACCGAAGCGCTCCAGGCCGCCGCTGATGGCCGGGCTGCCCCGGTCGTCCTGCTGACGGGAATCGCTGGCATCGGAAAGACCGCTTTGGCCTTGCAGGGCGCGCATCGTGCGGCCGAACGGTTCCCAGACGGGCAGGTCTATGTCGATCTGCAGGCCTACTCCGACTCGACCCCGCTGCGGGTAGAAGAGGTACTCGGGCAGTTCGTCCGGGCGCTCGGTCAGCCGTCGGAGACGATGCCGCTGCTGCGCGGCGAGCTGATCGAGACGTTCCGTACTCTCGTTGCTGGCAAGCGGATCCTCGTCGTGCTCGACAACGTCGGCACCGAGTCGCAGGTCCGTGATCTGCTTCCCGGCACACCGGGCTGCGCGGTCGTGGTCACCAGCCGCAACGAGCTCGCGGGGCTCGTCGTGTCGCCTGGCGTGAAGCGCATCGACGTGCCCACGCTGTCCGCGCCGGAGTCGTTCGAGTTGCTGAACGAAACCTTGGGCGACGCTCGTGCGGCTGCCGACGAGGAAGCGATGGACGCGCTGATAGCGCGCTGCGGTGGGCTCGCGTTGGCGTTGCGGGTGGCGGCGGCGCACCTGTCCATCCGGCCGCAGCTGCCCGTTCGGCAGTACGTCGATCACCTGCGGAGCAAGGGCGCGATCGTGGCGCTCGGCGTCGAGGGGGACGAGCAGGCGAGCCTCTCCGCCGCGTTCGACCGGTCGTATCGTTGGCTGTCCGGCGATCAGCAACGGCTGTTTCGCCTGCTCTGCTTCGTTCCTGGGCTCGACTTCAGCGCTGGGGCGGCCGCCGCGATGACTGGCACGCCCGCGTCGGTCGTGGACGACCGGCTCGAGGGGCTGGCCTCCGCGAGCCTGTTGTTGCGGATGACTCCAGGGCGCTACCAGCTGCACGATCTCATCCGCGCGTACGGGCGGGCCCGCGGCATGGAGGAGGAGAGTCCGGAGAGCCGGCTTGCCGCGCGTACGCGGCTGTTCGAGTACTACACGGCGCTCGCGGACGCCGCGGCAGGCTCGACGATCAATCTGAGCAGGATGCATCGACCAGAGTCGGCCTACGCCGTCGAAGTGGCGAACGCGACCCTCGCGGACCTGGACGACGAACGTTCGGCGATCGTCGCCGCGGTTCGCGACGCAGCAGAGGAGGGGCCGGTCGAGGCGGCCTTCCATCTCGCGGATGCCTTCCGGGCGTACCTGATGCTTCGCAGGCACGCGGTCGACTGGAAGATCACGGTCGAAGCAGGGCTCGCCGCGGCGCAACGAGCTGGGTCCGACGAAGCGATCGCCGCGATGCTGAACAGTCGCGGCGCCTTGCACTATCTGGTGGGCGACCTGCGGCGCGGGTACGACGACTGGAGGGCTGCGCTGGACCGGTGCGAGCGATCCGGTACCGGCCCGGTCGGCACGATCCAGGCCAACCTCGGGATCGCCGCGCTAACGTTGGGAGATCGCGAGGCCTCGTTCGTTCACCTTCGCGCCGGGATGGACGAGCACCTCCGCGCTGGCAACCTGACGCTGGTCGAGACCACGAGGGAGAACCTCCTGGTGGCGTTGGTCAGATTCGGAGACCTCGAGGAAGCGGTACGCCAGTCCGACGTTCTGCGCAAGGCGATGGCGGGTTCGCCGAACTGGTACCGCGCGAACGGGTTGGCCGCGTACGTCCTCACCTACGCGGGCAACCTGCGCGACGCGGCGGGCGGCCTCGCCGACGCAGCCGAGGCAGCACGGGATACCGGCGATCCCCGGACGGAGCTGACACTCCGGCAGGATCTCGCGGCGTGCTTTCTCGAGCTCGGCATGGTGAGCACGGGGTTCGACTATGCGCAGTCGAACGTGAGCCGGGCCGAGAGCGGCGGCTTTCGCGAACTACTGAAGGCGGAAGACGTCATCGCGATCGCATTGGTCCGAAGAGGCGACTTGCGCGGTGCTCGGGCGCACTACCTCAAGGCATTGCAGATTGCCCGTGCCATCAGCGATCGATACCGCGAATGCAGCGTGCTGGTTGGCCTCTCCGATCTCGAGATGGCCGACAGCGAGGTGGACGCCGCCGCACGGTGGGCGCGGCAGGCGGTCGACCTCGCGCGTGGGTCCGACTTCAGGCTGCGCATCGTCGACTCGTTGAGCGCGCTGTCTCGTTGTCTGGCAAGGCAAGGCCAGCATGGAACCGCCCGCTCCCATGCTGAGGAAGCGATCGCGATCGCGCGGGAATGCGCGTATCCGTTGGGCGAAGCGCACGGTGTCGCCGCGCTCGCGGGCGCGATCGAGGCGGCCGAAGGCTTCGAGGCAGCAAGGTCTGTCTGGCTGCGATCCCGGCACGCATATAAGGCGATCGAGTCGTTCCGAGCTGGGGAGGTCGCCCGCCACCTCGCCAAGGCCGCCGCACCTCACCACGACATCGGCGCATAG
- a CDS encoding ParB/RepB/Spo0J family partition protein, with the protein MRKVRPARSPRAGGENEEHIRVLAESVGHLPPITVHSPSMRVIDGMHRLRAAIMRGQTTIAARMFEGSDSDAFVLAVQSNVAHGLPLSLADRTSAARRIVRSHPQWSDRMIGAVAGVAPGTVRKVRTRLSQPADLPDARVGRDGRVRPINGATGRQIASELMRDDPTASLRDIARAAGVSASTAHDVRRRLLAGLDPVRPTQRTATTEGKAEEVRSSSAPAVQAGLTAVPAQRRPVAMADSRAGVLQALHRDPSLRYTDSGRILLRWLTSEISDRTERNRVLDAVPEHLVGRVIALAEIESEAWQAAVDRLRQHRPAVASG; encoded by the coding sequence GTGCGCAAGGTGCGGCCGGCTCGTTCGCCGCGCGCGGGTGGCGAGAACGAGGAGCACATCCGCGTCCTGGCCGAGTCGGTCGGCCACCTTCCTCCGATCACCGTGCACAGTCCGTCCATGCGGGTCATCGACGGCATGCATCGCCTGCGCGCCGCCATTATGCGTGGGCAGACGACGATCGCCGCGCGGATGTTCGAGGGGAGTGACAGCGATGCGTTCGTCCTTGCTGTGCAGTCGAATGTCGCCCATGGGTTGCCGTTGTCGTTGGCGGACCGGACGTCCGCGGCGCGACGCATCGTACGGTCACATCCGCAGTGGTCGGACCGGATGATCGGCGCGGTTGCCGGCGTCGCGCCGGGGACGGTACGAAAAGTCCGTACCCGGCTGAGCCAACCAGCGGATCTGCCGGACGCACGTGTGGGACGCGACGGGCGAGTCCGTCCCATCAACGGAGCGACTGGCCGTCAGATCGCGAGCGAGCTCATGCGCGACGACCCGACCGCGTCCCTGCGCGACATCGCCCGGGCCGCAGGGGTATCCGCGTCGACTGCCCACGACGTTCGCCGGCGACTGCTGGCCGGTCTCGACCCCGTTCGGCCGACCCAGCGCACCGCCACGACGGAAGGCAAGGCGGAGGAGGTGCGGTCCAGTTCCGCGCCCGCCGTCCAGGCGGGTCTGACCGCGGTCCCCGCGCAGCGACGGCCGGTCGCCATGGCGGACAGCAGGGCAGGCGTCCTCCAGGCATTGCACCGCGATCCGAGCCTCCGCTACACCGACTCCGGACGGATCCTGCTGCGCTGGCTCACCTCGGAGATCTCCGATCGTACGGAGCGCAACAGGGTCCTCGACGCGGTGCCCGAACACCTTGTCGGCAGGGTGATAGCGCTCGCCGAGATCGAGTCGGAGGCCTGGCAAGCCGCTGTTGACAGGCTGCGCCAGCACAGACCGGCCGTCGCCTCCGGGTAG